In a single window of the Paenibacillus sp. MMS20-IR301 genome:
- a CDS encoding AraC family transcriptional regulator, producing MTPEDLDERLRAVTEHEQLYRQGISPPNPQQFLYLFKGKKRVALLHFGHFSEVFSNPLDIVVKKHSRFRSYPLHIHDWVEINYMYDGSCRQIINNNLYSLHKGQILLVDSDTVHTIEPLGESDILINIIMRKEYFNSSFFNRLASDSPLSSFFINSITEGNAHDSFILFRSENSRRLPIFMNEFFCEWFDPSVRSTEMLDSLFSLIMMELIHIYETDLTREGSRLKTNPIVPVLRYIEENYRTCTLNSTAAYFNTNANYLSAQLKKYTGMSFIALLHQQKIRFAKTLLINSTMNVTEIANYVGYENVSFFYKKFNAICGCSPNEYRNI from the coding sequence ATGACGCCGGAAGATTTGGATGAAAGACTGCGCGCTGTGACAGAACATGAGCAGCTGTACCGCCAGGGAATCTCTCCTCCTAACCCGCAGCAGTTTCTGTATCTGTTCAAGGGAAAGAAGCGGGTGGCCTTACTGCATTTCGGGCATTTCTCGGAGGTATTCTCGAATCCGCTGGATATTGTGGTGAAGAAGCATTCCCGTTTCCGGTCCTATCCGCTGCATATTCATGATTGGGTCGAAATTAATTATATGTATGACGGGAGCTGCAGGCAGATCATCAACAACAATCTGTATTCTCTGCACAAGGGTCAGATTCTGCTCGTGGATTCAGATACGGTGCATACGATAGAGCCCCTGGGCGAGTCGGATATCCTTATCAATATTATTATGCGCAAGGAGTATTTCAACAGCAGCTTCTTTAACCGGCTGGCGTCAGACAGTCCGTTGTCCAGTTTTTTTATTAACTCGATTACCGAGGGCAATGCCCATGACAGCTTCATCCTGTTCCGCTCAGAGAACAGCAGGCGGCTGCCGATCTTCATGAATGAGTTTTTCTGCGAGTGGTTTGATCCGTCAGTGCGCTCTACAGAAATGCTGGATTCGTTGTTCTCGCTGATTATGATGGAATTAATTCATATTTATGAGACGGATTTGACCAGGGAGGGAAGCCGACTCAAGACCAATCCCATCGTCCCTGTCCTTAGATATATAGAGGAGAATTACAGAACCTGTACTCTGAACTCTACCGCCGCTTACTTCAATACCAACGCCAATTATCTGTCTGCCCAGCTGAAAAAATACACCGGCATGTCCTTCATCGCACTGCTGCATCAGCAAAAGATCCGGTTTGCCAAAACCCTGTTGATCAACAGCACGATGAATGTTACGGAAATCGCCAATTATGTCGGTTATGAGAATGTCAGCTTTTTCTATAAAAAGTTCAATGCAATCTGCGGATGCTCCCCGAATGAATACCGGAATATATAA